One Algoriphagus sp. Y33 genomic window, GACTTAAGGGCATTTTTACAGGGGAAATATCCAGCCCGGAACGAAGAAAATCCTGATGAAATTCAAAACTCCCCAACTGCTCTGAATCATCCCAAAGAACCGCTCCGACAAGTTTATCCCAAATCCGGATTTCTGCTGCCACTACCATTCTGAAGGAGGATTTTCTGCTGCCCTATCAGAATTACGAATCCGCTGTCTTTCGTGCTTCTTTTGAAGCTTGATGTAATCTATGGGGCTGATTGTCTTCTTCACCTCAAAGGATTCAAGCCACTGTAGCTTATCCAACACCCGAAGCACCTGAATCAAGGTGATTAGATTCACTTTTTCACCGCGCTCCAGAAGACTCAAAGTAGACCTACTAATCCCTGCAGCAGTAGCCAGCTGCTCTTGGGATTTATTTTGGTCCATCCGATGATGCTTCACAAAGCGTCCTAGCTGATGGAGAATTGCAGTATCACTTAGCTGATTGTAATCCATGACTTAACTATCATTCATTATCCACAAATATACAAATTAACGACTGAATTATCATACATTATTTAATATTATTAAGGAATGATTAATCAGTCTTTAAGTCTAA contains:
- a CDS encoding helix-turn-helix domain-containing protein; protein product: MDYNQLSDTAILHQLGRFVKHHRMDQNKSQEQLATAAGISRSTLSLLERGEKVNLITLIQVLRVLDKLQWLESFEVKKTISPIDYIKLQKKHERQRIRNSDRAAENPPSEW